In Clostridia bacterium, the DNA window CCAATGATTCTCGGACATGCTCATAATGAAGTTGTAAATGAGATCAGGAGGGCTGCAGAAGATGGAACAAGCTATGGTGCCCCTACTGAGCGGGAGGTGGAGCTTGCTCAGCTGGTGTGTGATGCAGTGCCTTCTGTGGAAATGATCCGTATGGTAAGCTCTGGAACTGAAGCTGTCATGAGTGCCATAAGGCTGGCCAGAGGATACACGGACAGAGACAGGATATTGAAGTTTGAAGGCTGTTATCATGGACACTCGGACGGGCTGCTGGTCAAAGCGGGTTCAGGAGCTCTTACAACAGGTGTACCCGATAGTGCCGGGGTACCGGGAGACTTTGCAAAAAACACCATGACTGCCTCATATAACTGTTGTGAAGAGCTAGAAAGAGTTTTCAGGGCCTGCGGCAATGAGATTGCAGCAGTTATTGTGGAACCTGTAGCAGGAAATATGGGCGTTGTCCCACCTGATATTGAATTTCTCAGACTTATGAGAAAACTTACTTTGGAACATGGGTCTTTGCTTATTTTTGACGAAGTGATCACAGGTTTCAGAGTTTCCTACAGCGGCGCCCAGGGGTATTATGGTATACAGCCTGACATATCTGTATTCGGAAAGATTATTGGCGGGGGAATGCCGGTAGGGGCATATGGTGGGAGAAAAGATATAATGAACCGGATTTCACCAAATGGCCCTGTATACCAGGCGGGTACCTTATCCGGCAATCCTGTTGCCATGGCTGCGGGTATAAAGACCCT includes these proteins:
- the hemL gene encoding glutamate-1-semialdehyde 2,1-aminomutase, with the translated sequence MKNELSKKLFEKAVEIIPGGVNSPVRAYKSVGLNPPFIKKAKGSKIYDVDGNEYIDYVGSWGPMILGHAHNEVVNEIRRAAEDGTSYGAPTEREVELAQLVCDAVPSVEMIRMVSSGTEAVMSAIRLARGYTDRDRILKFEGCYHGHSDGLLVKAGSGALTTGVPDSAGVPGDFAKNTMTASYNCCEELERVFRACGNEIAAVIVEPVAGNMGVVPPDIEFLRLMRKLTLEHGSLLIFDEVITGFRVSYSGAQGYYGIQPDISVFGKIIGGGMPVGAYGGRKDIMNRISPNGPVYQAGTLSGNPVAMAAGIKTLKILRDNPDIYIELAEKAERLENAFLKSSLKYNIPLAINRVGSVLSAFFTGEKVVDFKTAIKADTKRFAQYFAYILEEGIYAAPSQFEAVFLSHAHTGEDLDRTVSAIDMAFSRL